Proteins from one Naumovozyma castellii chromosome 3, complete genome genomic window:
- the SPP1 gene encoding Spp1p (ancestral locus Anc_8.650), protein MSLRPSLPAWCPPYSKQKKDPETNEAVYCICKRPDHGELMVGCDGCDDWFHFSCLKIPTVYQKLVFSFFCPYCQAGITGPKANALGDDQIPYPKTLWKRKCRLPDCYLPVMEKSKYCSKEHGVEFMKGIMDKLDVSDVGKTLRSEDDKESFVRDMIKRSENDQVEAFINLGASDFIDKEVPKELNPELYQKIITNDDRMIDLQRNQETVEGITIPEIKKNITLLEKYASWANDINIKLNKSVEDEGDAMSSPTKKSTKGKKKKPHNKNKPKRSICGYIKSFETIPCSVEDFISEYDSNDPTITHIQGVCLNSKCQRHAGWVSMRMDQYVQQLESSQSYLERIKLLMHSRRNQLHIQYYEQTIRQKVENN, encoded by the coding sequence ATGTCTTTGCGTCCATCATTACCTGCATGGTGTCCGCCATATTCgaaacaaaagaaggaTCCAGAAACAAATGAGGCAGTGTATTGCATTTGCAAACGCCCGGACCATGGAGAGTTGATGGTTGGATGTGATGGTTGCGATGATTGGTTCCATTTTTCATGTTTGAAGATACCTACCGTGTATCAGAAATTGGtcttttcattcttttgtCCCTATTGTCAAGCTGGAATCACAGGCCCTAAGGCTAATGCTTTAGGTGATGACCAGATACCGTATCCAAAGACCTTATGGAAACGAAAGTGCAGACTGCCGGACTGTTATTTACCAGTTATGGAGAAAAGTAAGTATTGCTCGAAGGAGCATGGTGTGGAATTTATGAAGGGAATCATGGATAAACTAGATGTAAGTGACGTGGGGAAGACTCTACGCTCCGAAGATGATAAGGAATCATTTGTCAGAGATATGATAAAACGAAGTGAGAACGATCAAGTAGAAGCGTTTATTAATTTGGGTGCATCAGATTTTATAGATAAGGAAGTACCCAAGGAGTTGAATCCGGAACTTTACCAAAAGATCATAACAAATGATGACAGAATGATTGACCTTCAAAGGAATCAAGAAACGGTTGAAGGGATCACAATACCtgaaataaagaaaaacataACGTTACTGGAAAAATATGCTAGTTGGGCAAATGATATAAATATCAAGCTAAACAAATCGGTTGAGGATGAAGGTGACGCAATGTCATCTCCTACAAAGAAAAGCACTAAggggaagaagaagaaaccccataataaaaataaaccCAAGAGAAGTATATGTGGTTATATCAAGTCTTTTGAAACTATTCCCTGCTCTGTTGAGGATTTCATTTCAGAGTACGATTCCAATGACCCGACAATAACACATATTCAAGGCGTTTGCCTAAATAGCAAGTGTCAGAGACATGCCGGTTGGGTCTCCATGAGAATGGATCAGTATGTCCAGCAATTAGAGTCGTCACAGTCGTATTTGGAAAGGATAAAATTGTTAATGCATTCAAGAAGGAACCAACTTCATATTCAGTATTATGAACAGACAATAAGGCAGAAAGTAGAgaataattaa
- the UME1 gene encoding Ume1p (ancestral locus Anc_8.651) has product METPTSDPTVTIAPAIILTNKVKNEEFKIWKKTVPSLYEHIWNLKPTYASSDPKVQRTIAFSDEIEKNESRGILTTSVLYAQSDKIYKIENSLPLGAQYKVMSDDNRLAEPNYYGLENEMASQYSWVFANETIQKIIYLRADSFIVISESGNMGWFSSELMQPNKKFVDEECEGSDERYDFDVSKDFKTVVKSSGKRANMIQVVNSDAEVTRRWTLPSDCKIQSVRFLDDSLFGACCDDNTIKFYDLNSVNDNPLWTLDYKNNEDSSDNLVFFEVSPLVNTLFATGSNKGHISLWDIRTIAGNAVTVGSESSPREIVQFDHLDNSVVADIKFSPTTASQLLTVDGSGRIYHWDLENLFSKGDESQEEMSDEEIQSDCLTFLHTGGFYNNTDASSQNRAVIRIAYHPIIDGLISVVNNDGLLTVYKAFTGKHKK; this is encoded by the coding sequence ATGGAGACTCCGACCTCAGATCCAACTGTTACTATAGCTCCTGCAATTATCCTAACAAACAAAGTAAAGAACGAAGAATTtaagatttggaaaaaaacCGTTCCATCACTATATGAACATATTTGGAACCTAAAGCCAACCTACGCTTCATCTGACCCCAAAGTGCAAAGAACCATTGCATTTtctgatgaaattgaaaaaaatgaatcaagAGGAATTTTGACTACATCAGTCCTCTATGCTCAATCTGACAAAATAtataagattgaaaattctTTACCCCTAGGTGCTCAATATAAGGTGATGTCGGATGACAACCGGCTCGCTGAACCTAATTACTATGGTctagaaaatgaaatggcCTCACAGTATAGTTGGGTATTTGCAAATGAGACCATTCAGAagataatttatttgagAGCAGACTCTTTTATTGTGATAAGTGAGAGTGGTAATATGGGGTGGTTCAGCTCTGAATTAATGCAACCAAATAAGAAATTTGTAGATGAAGAATGTGAAGGATCAGATGAAAGGTATGATTTTGATGTATCCAAAGATTTCAAAACTGTTGTTAAATCGTCTGGAAAGCGAGCTAATATGATACAGGTTGTTAATAGTGATGCGGAGGTTACACGGAGATGGACCTTACCAAGTGATTGTAAGATTCAAAGCGTCAGGTTTTTAGATGATAGTCTATTTGGTGCCTGTTGCGATGATAATACTATCAAGTTTTATGACTTGAACTCTGTCAATGATAACCCACTCTGGACACTAGACTACAAGAATAATGAGGATAGTTCTGATAATCTGGTGTTTTTTGAAGTGTCTCCCTTAGTGAATACTCTTTTTGCCACAGGATCAAATAAGGGGCATATTAGCTTATGGGATATCAGAACAATTGCCGGAAATGCTGTTACTGTTGGTTCAGAATCAAGCCCCAGAGAAATTGTGCAATTCGATCATCTTGATAATAGTGTGGTAGCGGATATAAAATTCTCCCCTACTACAGCATCTCAGCTTTTAACGGTGGATGGAAGTGGAAGGATTTATCATTGGGATTTAGAGAATTTGTTTTCCAAAGGTGATGAGTCCCAGGAAGAAATGTCTGATGAAGAGATACAAAGTGATTGTTTAACGTTCCTGCACACTGGTGGCTTCTATAACAACACAGACGCCTCCTCACAAAATAGAGCTGTTATTCGTATTGCATATCACCCCATTATTGATGGCCTGATTTCTGTAGTCAATAATGATGGTCTTCTTACTGTCTATAAGGCATTTACTGGAAAGCATAAAAAATGA
- the MKK2 gene encoding putative mitogen-activated protein kinase kinase MKK2 (ancestral locus Anc_8.652) → MAFLFRPPESMKRNVNSPKLSLPTTILRNIEMDGSFSSNNPIQLDSTPVSSGSNFSNSTLVAKKQQQQQQQQYGGTPTSINSNSTLTNNRPIPPSLPPSSLRTSSTELISQEFNTDNNNCNPISDFFQMLNRSDNFNNNNQYSYMQSEIITLGMLGEGAGGSVAKCRLRKNSSQVFALKTINTLNTDPEFQKQLFRELEFNKSFKSNYIVTYYGMFNDTLNGSIYIAMEYMGGQSLDTIYKSLLSRGGRIGEKILGKIAESVLRGLSYLHERKIIHRDIKPQNILLNEEGEVKLCDFGVSGEAVNSLATTFTGTSFYMAPERIQGHPYSVTCDVWSLGLTILEVAQGRFPFDSDKITTTIAPIDLLMLILTFTPELKDEPENNIAWSKAFKSFIEYCLKKEASERPSPRQMIQHPWIQGQMRKTVNMESFIKKCWESTA, encoded by the coding sequence ATGGCATTCCTTTTCAGACCTCCAGAATCGATGAAGAGGAACGTAAACTCACCGAAGCTTTCACTCCCTACGACAATTCTTCGCAATATAGAAATGGATGGGTCTTTCAGCTCTAATAATCCAATCCAATTGGATAGTACACCAGTATCGTCGGGCtccaatttttctaattccACCTTAGTGGCAAAGaaacagcagcagcagcagcagcagcagtaTGGTGGTACGCCTACATccattaattcaaattctacGCTAACGAACAATAGACCCATTCCACCTAGTTTACcaccttcttcattaaGGACAAGCTCTACTGAATTAATATCGCAAGAGTTTAATACtgataacaataattgTAATCCTATAAGTgattttttccaaatgcTGAATAGGAGTGATAACtttaataacaataatcaATATTCATATATGCAATCTGAGATAATAACGTTGGGTATGCTGGGGGAAGGTGCTGGTGGATCTGTTGCAAAATGTAGGCTTCGGAAAAACTCATCTCAAGTCTTTGCACTAAAGACTATAAATACACTAAACACAGATCCTGAATTTCAAAAGCAATTGTTTCGAGAGCTGGAATTCAATAAGAGTTTTAAGTCAAATTACATTGTTACTTATTATGGGATGTTTAACGATACGCTGAACGGGTCAATTTATATAGCGATGGAATACATGGGAGGTCAATCATTAGATACAATTTACAAAAGCTTATTGAGTAGAGGTGGGAGAATCGgagaaaaaatattaggAAAGATTGCCGAGTCTGTTCTTCGGGGACTTTCTTATCTTcatgaaagaaaaataatacaCAGGGACATTAAACCacagaatatattactAAATGAGGAAGGTGAGGTGAAACTATGTGATTTTGGGGTAAGTGGTGAAGCAGTAAACTCCTTGGCTACTACGTTCACTGGAACTTCATTTTATATGGCACCAGAGAGAATACAAGGTCATCCATATAGTGTGACTTGTGATGTCTGGTCGCTGGGTCTGACCATCTTGGAAGTCGCGCAAGGAAGATTCCCCTTTGACTCCGACAAGATAACAACAACGATAGCGCCTATCGATCTATTGATGTTGATTCTAACGTTTACACCGGAACTAAAGGATGAGCCGGAGAACAACATTGCCTGGAGCAAAGCATTTAAATCTTTCATCGAGTATTGTTTGAAAAAGGAGGCCAGTGAAAGACCATCACCAAGACAAATGATACAACATCCATGGATTCAAGGGCAAATGCGGAAGACGGTGAATATGGAAAGCTTTATAAAGAAGTGTTGGGAATCCACAGCATAA
- the FRK1 gene encoding protein kinase FRK1 (ancestral locus Anc_8.654), with product MTTASHRHTYYGGDTITFQLPGKVPPARDDTPRNIPLEKRKHVTFGPYIIGSTLGEGEFGKVKLGWPKNSLPSSSSGIDVPKQVAIKLIRRDTISKDSSKEIKIYREINALKHLTHPNIVKLEEVLQNSKYIGIVLEYASGGEFYKYIQRKKRLKEGPACRLFAQLINGVHYIHSKGLVHRDLKLENLLLDKHENLIITDFGFVSEFYSHGELMKTSCGSPCYAAPELVVSTKPYEAKKADIWSCGVILYAMLAGYLPWDDDAGNPDGDDISRLYHYITQTPLKFPDYINPIPRDLLRRILISDPRRRITIKYIEKHEWLKPHSAFLSITPEEWDTIMHKKFPLRSPKSVAKYSKRPISTCSTSSTGSKNDKRGSLIIDSTLMTFPVPPQESQSHVLTKPSSPSPEHHHSPIKNTKLHSRSNSAASIALQAVVDTERDYVLSHDSFMQPLKPIPPVIERRSPIQARRTSVYSGTHPFSLMNRDNTIIETSPIRPSNNEKRCSSLYNESETLVEQPFPPSTDEAIVYPNHSFNNVSIRLQQKNNIHSNNLKNMHHGPPHHRKPRPTSYHPGSSMVAMSMSSPTHLSPPLLSVSPISLSSTTQTSSALLFDTVPNLEPTTSTSLTLPSPEGSPKMMARHSFTMSKPSLDLQSVSGDLIRSKHDSESVTKIMHDQVDDIQAKKKKEPQKKVKNDLPSEERKQIKNNPTSKLTNMEEMTTPVNRPDSGPQISLRKGSNSSDSRKPEKKRFSLMSFYSLYNSSKSSVNSHDSKTSSIRKISSTSTKAQQSRINEIPLKDSTNKPHYPKKDNKKTIPTHSFNGKKNVRSSIMISSLPEEQSTLHAQLRQPHEQSTTRRVIEFFKRRSMRV from the coding sequence ATGACAACTGCATCGCATCGTCACACTTACTACGGCGGTGATACGATAACATTTCAACTTCCAGGAAAGGTACCACCAGCAAGAGATGATACACCACGTAACATTCCTTTagaaaagagaaaacaTGTCACATTTGGACCATATATTATAGGATCAACCTTAGGAGAGGGCGAATTTGGGAAAGTAAAATTGGGATGGCCCAAGAATAGTCTCccctcatcatcttctgGAATAGATGTGCCTAAACAAGTTGCAATTAAATTGATTCGTCGTGACACCATCTCAAAGGATTCTAgcaaagaaattaaaatatacCGTGAGATTAATGCTTTGAAGCATTTGACACATCCTAATATAGTTAAACTAGAGGAAGTTTTACAAAATTCTAAATATATCGGTATTGTATTAGAGTATGCATCAGGTGGTGAATtctataaatatattcaaagaaaaaaaagacTAAAGGAGGGACCTGCATGCAGATTATTTGCCCAATTGATTAACGGTGTGCATTACATTCATTCAAAGGGATTAGTCCACAGAGATTTAAAgttggaaaatttattattagataaACATGAAAACTTGATCATTACAGACTTTGGATTCGTGAGCGAATTTTATTCTCATGGAGAGTTAATGAAAACTTCATGCGGTTCACCTTGTTATGCAGCACCAGAGTTGGTGGTGAGCACTAAACCCTATGAAGCAAAAAAGGCGGATATCTGGTCATGCGGTGTAATACTTTATGCGATGCTTGCTGGTTACCTACCTTGGGATGATGATGCAGGAAACCCTGATGGTGACGATATTTCGAGGCTTTATCATTATATAACGCAGACTCCTTTGAAGTTCCCAGATTACATAAATCCCATTCCAAGAGATTTGCTTCGAAGAATCTTAATTTCAgatccaagaagaagaattaccATTAAATACATTGAAAAACATGAATGGTTGAAACCACATTCTGCATTCCTATCTATTACTCCAGAAGAATGGGACACAATTATGCATAAGAAATTCCCCTTAAGGTCACCGAAATCAGTTGCCAAGTACTCTAAGAGGCCAATTTCGACATGCTCTACATCATCAACTGGTTCAAAGAATGATAAAAGAGGTTCTTTAATTATTGATTCTACATTGATGACATTTCCAGTACCGCCTCAAGAATCACAATCGCATGTACTTACAAAACCATCTTCACCTTCACCTGaacatcatcattctcCTATTAAGAACACCAAATTACATTCAAGAAGCAATTCTGCTGCATCAATTGCATTGCAAGCTGTGGTTGACACTGAAAGGGACTACGTCTTGAGTCATGATTCATTTATGCAACCACTAAAACCAATTCCCCCTGtaattgaaagaagatcTCCAATACAAGCTCGTAGAACAAGTGTATATTCAGGAACGCAcccattttcattaatgaacaGAGACAACACAATAATTGAAACGAGTCCAATAAGGCCgtcaaataatgaaaaaagaTGTTCATCCCTATACAACGAATCGGAAACATTGGTTGAGCAACCATTTCCTCCTTCAACAGACGAGGCAATTGTGTATCCAAATCATagtttcaataatgtaTCCATTCGACTACAacagaaaaataatattcatagCAACaacttgaaaaatatgCATCACGGTCCACCCCATCATAGAAAGCCAAGGCCTACATCATACCACCCTGGTTCCTCTATGGTAGCTATGTCAATGAGTTCTCCAACACATCTATCACCACCATTATTGTCTGTTTCACCTATAAGTCTCAGTTCAACTACACAAACTTCAAGTGCATTACTGTTTGATACAGTACCCAATTTAGAGCCTACGACGTCCACATCATTGACTTTACCGTCTCCAGAAGGTTCGCCGAAGATGATGGCACGTCATTCTTTTACAATGAGCAAGCCATCCCTGGACCTACAGAGTGTTTCAGGTGATTTAATTAGATCAAAACACGATAGTGAATCAGTTACAAAAATAATGCATGATCAAGTAGATGATATACaagcaaagaaaaaaaaggaaCCTCAgaaaaaagtgaaaaatgatTTGCCTTCCGAAGAGAGGAAgcaaataaagaataatcCCACTTCTAAACTGACGAACATGGAGGAGATGACTACACCTGTGAACAGGCCTGATTCAGGACCTCAAATTTCACTTAGAAAGGGAAGCAATAGTTCTGATTCGAGGAAGCCAGAGAAAAAGAGATTCAGTTTAATGtcattttattctttataCAACAGTTCTAAATCGAGTGTAAACTCACATGATTCTAAGACCTCCTCCATTAGAAAAATTTCGTCGACTAGCACCAAAGCACAGCAATCGagaattaatgaaatccCGTTAAAAGACAGTACAAATAAACCACATTACCCCAAAAAGGACAATAAGAAAACGATACCAACTCATTCATTCAACgggaaaaaaaatgtaagGTCATCGATAATGATTTCATCATTACCAGAAGAGCAAAGTACACTCCATGCTCAACTTCGCCAGCCACATGAGCAATCTACAACGAGGAGAGTTATTGAGTTTTTTAAGAGAAGAAGTATGAGAGTGTAG
- the RPL33A gene encoding 60S ribosomal protein eL33 (ancestral locus Anc_8.655), producing MAESHRLYVKGKHLSYQRSKSVNNPNVSLIKIEGVATPQEAQFYLGKRIAYVYRASKEIRGSKIRVMWGKVTRTHGNSGVVRATFRNNLPAKTFGASVRIFLYPSNI from the exons ATGGCTGAATCCCATAGAT TATACGTTAAAGGTAAGCATTTATCCTACCAAAGATCTAAGAGTGTCAACAACCCAAATGTCTCTTTGATCAAGATTGAAGGTGTTGCTACTCCACAAGAAGCTCAATTCTACTTGGGTAAGCGTATTGCTTACGTCTACAGAGCCTCCAAGGAAATTAGAGGTTCCAAGATTAGAGTTATGTGGGGTAAGGTTACCAGAACTCATGGTAACTCCGGTGTCGTTAGAGCTACTTTCAGAAACAACTTACCAGCTAAGACTTTTGGTGCTTCTGTTAGAATTTTCTTATACCCATCTAACATTTAA